Part of the Labilibaculum antarcticum genome, TATTGTAAATTTCAAATTCAATTTCGTATCATATATATGTGCGGAATACCATCTTCAATATATCCTTCGCCTATTTGCTTAAATTCGTGACTTTCATAGAATTTTTTCAGATATGTTTGAGCACCAATTTTTATAGTTGATTTATTAAATTTTTCTTGAATAGCTTTTATTGAAAAACATATTAGATCGTGTCCGTAACCAAATTCTCTTTCTGATTTTTTTATCAATACTCTTCCTATACTTGCATATTTGTAATAGTCGTTAGCATTAAATAATCGTGTATAAGCTATAATGTTTCCGTCTTTCTTTCCTAAAACATGTAATGCTTTGTGGTCTTTTCCGTCTGTGTCTAGATATACGCAATTTTGTTCTACCACAAATATTTCTGAACGTAATTGTAATATTTCATACAATTCTTCTAGGGTAAGTTCTGAAAAAGTTTTTACTTCTAAAATCATAAATTATTAGTTAATTAAATTGTTTCTAATTCATCCTAACGTATAGTATATTATCTATAATACTTCAGTTAATCTTTATTAAAAATTTTATATACTGTTTTCATACTAAATTAATGTCTTTGGTTGCGGTGAATTATACTTAACTGATTATGTCTGTATTGTAAGTGAATTGAAAATCCTATTATCTCAACTCATCACAAAGCCTATTTTTTCACAATATAATTCTCTTTAATGTCAAAGCGGAATTTCCAGAACCTATTAAATTCTCTAATATCTCACTTTGGCTATATTTTTTTACTATTTTGGAAAACCTTGAATTTTCTTTTTTAAAATAAAAAATAACCTAATATATTCTATCAGCCAAAACATGCTATTTAAAATAAATTATCAGTTACCTTTCTATTTAATAGATTATTTCAAGGCTCTATCGTAATTGTGCCAACGACGGTTTTGCTAAATTTCTTGGGCGATTTAAAGTAATTTCCTTATCAATGCGCTAAGTAAGCAAGCCGATTAAATTTACTTATTTATAGTAGGAGCAAGACAAATTTTATTGGCTTGCTGGTGTTTCTTAATTGCACTAAACATTCAAACTGCTCGTCAACGCCCATGATAATTTAGCTTTTGTTAGCTACTGTTTTTTCATTTTAAACACTCCTAAATCTCCAGGATAATAGGACTTATAACCACCAAGAATCACTGTTTTAGAATTATTTGAAACTCCTAAATATTCAATTATTTGCCCAGAGCTGTCAATAAACTTTGCTTTAAAACTTAACTGTCTTTTATCCTGAGCATTGATTTTATTATCTCCAGTTGTTGAATTGACATCATCAAAAAAGCATATAAGCTTGATCTCTTTTGTTGATCCAGTTTTATAAATACTCCAGATGTCATAATAAATTAATGCATCGACTTTAAATTCTTTATTTTGTGGTAATGTGTCTGGCATGCTAACAACTAACCGACCTTTAATGGATCCTAAATTTTCGCTTTGCCATGTACCACTCCATTCGCAATCTTTATACTTATCAGGTAGAGAATTAACAAAAGTGAGTCTGTTAAAAAAAATAAACAATAACCCAATAATAAAAATAAGTCCAGTAACTTTTGAAATTACATTAAATAGATTTTTTAGGTGTTTCATATCTGTCTATAAAATTGTAGCTAACGGCAGTTTGTCTAAAAACTAATCAAACTGCTCAATTAAGTCTTAAATATAGCGGTTTTAAGCATACATAAAAATTGAAAATCCTTTTATTTGGAAATAGAATTGAGGTTCTTATTTGGGCCACTTTTAATTCTAACAGTAACATTAATTCAAGGAAATAAGATAATCGTTGTAAAGCTTATTTTAGGAAGGTTTTCAGATCAACAAAGTAAAGCACATGTTGCCTGTGCCTATAATCTTAAAAAACTGCTGAAATTTGCTCGTAAAAAGACTAAGATAATGGTTAATCAGGCCATTACCTGTTTTTCTATTGTAATGAATCAATTTGGCTCATTTAATTCCTTTTTAAGGCTTCAATAATTTTAAGTTTCGGGATTATTAAGCTAAAAAAGGAAGCTTTAAAAGCTCGCTAATTAGCAAACTTTTAAAGCTCCCATCTTATTTTTAGAAATATTATTTGGTTGTGCAACGGTTACTTTTGTTACCCACTGTATTTTCTTTTTCAAATAATTCATAATATTTTAAAGCATCTCGATAAATTGGTACTAAGTAGCCATCAAAAGGTCCAATAGATTTAAATTCTTTTGAATATTTTTCAGGATTTTTTACTGCTTGAATAAAATTATAGTCAATCAAATAATCAGGATAGTTTATTTTTCCTTTCGTGTCGTTCTTCATCCTATCAATTTCCGATTTGAAATGTTTTAAGAAATCTTGATTATAGGAGTCAACTGGTAATACGAATGAACTATCTGTTTTTATTAATCCATTTTGCTCAAAAATTCTTATTGAAAGAACTTCTGTCCATTCATATTTTAAACTTGTATCTCTTGGCATTTTCTTGAGTCGAACAATTTCTAATTCTTCCGGTTTTGGTTTAATTATGTCCAAATAATATTCCCCATCCATAAATATTGAGGTGGGCTCAGAACCCGAACAATTAAACACTACAAATCCACTCACATAGAAACTTGAATCAGGAAGAATTTCCCCAAGTGTAATTTTGTCTTCATATTCACCACGATATCCACAAACAATGATTTTTGAATTTCCAATTTTGTGAGTTAACAATGGTGGTTCATCTTTTTGTGAAAAGGCATAGTCAATGCATCCGCATTCATTTACTTTTTCCAATTCTTTTTCTACTATAGTCGTGTCAATAGAAACCGCTGTGATATTATCGGTTTTTACAACTTCTTCTTTCTTTGAGTTTTTGTAATTACAACTCAGAATAGAAATAATTAATAATAATAATAATTGTCTCATTTTCTTTTTTAATATGGTGGGTAACGGTCTTGCTAAGTTTCTTGGGCGAATTAAAGTAATTACCTTATCAAAGTGCTAAGTAAGCAAGCCGATTAAATTTACTTATTTATATTTTGAGCAAGACAAGTTTAATTGGCTTGCTGGTGTTTGTTAATTGCTCTAAGCTTTCAAACTGCTCATCAACGCCCATGATAATTTAGCTTTTGTTGTGGTGCGTAATTCAAATCTTAATGTCTAGAATTTCCCAGTTACTCTTTCTTTTCCTTAATATTATTACGGTACTATTTCTCCAAAATGATTTTTCGTCTCCGTTTATGCTATAATATTCTATTTCAACATGACAGTTCTTTTTGTTCGAGAAGTCTAATTTATTAATCCTAATTCCATCAATCATTTCCTGTCCACCAATCCATTTATAAGAATTGTCAAATCCACAATCAATATCCTCGTAGGCAAAAATATCGTCAAAACTTAAAAATTCTTCCTTTGTAATCTTCTTAAGATTCTCTTCGCAGTTTTTGTAGTTTGCGATTTCGCGTGATATAAGTTGTTCAGAAAAATGATATATCCGAAGGTTAGTCAAGTATCTGGTTAGATCTAAACGAACAATGTCATTACTGTCAATTACGAAAACAGGTCTGTTTTCTTCATTTTCTTCACTTCTAGTTGAATGAATATACCATTCATAGAATTCAGTAATTGTCTTTGTGACTAAAACAGTATCAGATTTGGCTTCCTGCCCATAAACTTTTAAGCATGAAAATAAAATCAAAAATGATATAAATAATTTGCTTATTTTCTTCATAATATGTCGTTATTCAGTTTATGCACCACAACGGTCTTGCTAAGTTTCGTGGGCGATTAAAAGAGTAATCTTATCAATGCGCCAAGTAAGCAAGCCGAGTAAAATTGTTTATATTTTTAAGCAACCACATTTAATTGGCTTGCTGGTGTTTGTTAATTGTACTAAACTTTCAAACTACTCATCAACGCCCATGATAATTTAGCTTTTGTTGTGGCGTCGTTGTTTCTATCTTTTAATTCTTTCCAAATAGTCGTACCCATTCACTGGTAGTCATTTGTCTAAGAGAAATTTCTTTCTTTGATTTATCTATTATTGATTTCTGCTTCTCCAAGTCAAATAAGAATTTATCATGTATTTCATTCTCGACTTTGACTAATCCTTCGTTGTCAAAATATGCATCAATTCTGTGTCTTAAAATACTATCTACAATCACTTTCTCAGTGTATTTAATCAGTCTGTGTTCACTGAAATAAAATTTCTCATTTTTTGTTCTGTTTTGTTTTGCATAAAAGAATTCATTTTCAGTTGATAAAATCAAAGAGTCAGAATAAACAATATTAGAATAAAAGCCTCCAACGTGTTTTTCAAAAAACATCCATTTCTTCTTCGTTAATTCTCCATCTTCGTGTAGTCTTTGATACTCTGGATTATTGTCAATATCATTTGCAATCTTGTCAATTTTAGAAACTAGTAAAGAATCTGATTCCTGTGCAATCAAATTTATAGATAATGCAAATCCAAAAATTAATAAGATCAAATGCTTCATGTTAGTCTATTTTCAATGCGCCACAACGGTAAGTATATGCAAAGTAGGCGATTGCGGGCTTCAAGCTTATCAAACCGTTGAGAAGTTGAAGCGGGCTACAACCCTTGAATTTACTACTGTCACGCCTATTTTGTATATACATTGTTGTGTGCTGGCCTTTATTGTTTCTAATCAATTTATTTCTACAATTGCTCCTTTATCAGGGCTTAATTTCATTAAATAATAATCAAAGATTGCACAATTTTCCTGTCTAAATTTAATCTCTGTTGGTATTTCTCTTTCGTCAACAGGCAAGTTTGTGTCAAATCGGTATTTTACTGTGTCTAATTTGTTCTCAATTATAATAGACTTATCTACAACAATATCCCAACCTTGATTTTCCAACCAACAAATCCAAACTCCATCTCCAAGTTCTGTTATTTTACTAATATCAAGTTTTACAAAATTCGTATCAGGAACCTTATCATAATCACCTGCGATAACATATCGTAAGGTATCTTTTGTCAGAACGGTCACGCAATTGTCTTTGTCCAATGAATAGAATTTAATCTTGCTGCCTCTTGAGCAAGAAAAGGAAATCATTAGAATTAAAAATCCTATAATGATTTTAAGCTTGGTTCTTTTTTTAGTCATGTGATTCATTAAACTTAGCGGTCAAATTAACGGTATCAATCTTTGCTGAATATGCATCCCTTTTGAAATCATTTTGAAAAATGTATCCAGAATCTGTCTTTGCCCAAACAGCTTTTAAATCACCATGGTCTAAAAACATATCTTGTTGCACATAGTCAGTAACAAAAACTCTTGGATTGAAATATTTTGAACTTCTTATACTATGGGTCAAGTCCGACATTTGTTTTTCACTCAACTTTATTTCATAAATAATCGCGAAGTCCTGCCACATATCTTGGTATTCATCTTTAAGTATCTCCACATTCTTAGGAATCTCAATATCAAGTGTCTTTGAAAATCTCTTTTGACTTGAAGTGCGATAATTACATTGAGTCAACAGCATAATCGCCAAGCAAATTAGTAAGTATTTAGATTTCAATTTTATCATAATCATTTAGTTCGTAGTTGTCGGTCTGCGTGGCTTGCACACAACGGTCTTGCTAAGTTTCGTGGGCGATTTAAAGTAATTTCCTTATCAATGCGCTAAGTAAGCAAGCCGATTAAATTTACTTATTTATATTTTGAGCAAGACAAATTTACAAGGCTTGCTGGTGTTTCTTAAATGTACTAAACTTTCAAACTGCTCATCAACGCCCATGACAATTTAGCTTTTGTTAGGCATTGTAGCATTGTCAAATAGTTTATTTAATGATTGATTCAAAACATGATATATTATCTATACAATAATAATCATCTGAACCAGCTGTAATAATAAATTTTATCAATTGATTATATTCAAAACCGTTTTCAGTTTTTGTAATTATTGCATATAATATTTCGTTCGATTCAAGTTCAATTTTTAAATTCATATACCATTCAATTGTCCCAGTTTCATACTTGCATATTTTACCTTTCTGAATTGTTTCAAGAAATAGTTTGATATTATCAGGGTTTTCAATTGCAAAATCAGAATATTCATTAAAATTATCATTAGGATCATAAATACTACTAATTGTCACTTTTTTAATTTCAAGTGTGCTCAAGTTCATAATGTTTTCTGCATTCTTCTTGCTGATTTGAAAACCAACTCCACCAATCGAAATCAATAATCCTAATATTATGATTGGTATACCTATTTTATGATGAAATGAATACCCACGATAAAATTTGTACATCATTAAGCCAAATCCTGCAATAAATAATCCAATAAATATTACCATTTCTCAATTATATGGTTTAGTGAAAAATCGCTTCCGCTATTATGCCTAACGGTCTTGCTAAGTTTCGTGGGCGATTAAAAGAGTAATCTTATCAAACCGCCAAGTAAGCAAGCCGAGTGAAATTGTTTATATTTTGAACAAACCAATTTTAATTGGCTTGTTGGTGTTTCTTAATTGAACTAAACTTTCAAACGACTCATCAACGCCCATGATAATTTAGCTTTTGTTATGCGCTGGCAATACTAATTTCTTAAATATTCATCTCTGTTATTCTATAAGAAACTAAAAAATAATGAGGTGAAGATGATAGAATTCTTTCTGTATATTTCTCATTTTCTTCCAACACTACAGCTCCACAGAACGTCTGAAATCCATTCCTTTCCCATGAAGAAGCATATATTAACAAGGGTATCTTTTTATCGAGTTTCCATTTCGTTTTTGAATAATTTCTTAGGTTAAAATATTGTTCTTCATTAGTTAATTTAAATGATTGAATATTTTTTAGATCAACACTATATGTCTTTATATTAAGTGAGAATTTATTGTCATCCTCCCTTGTAAATATTTTAATCTCATCAATGTAGTCTACAAAGTATTTTTCGTTGTCTTCTTTGTAATAGGTGTATTCGTTGTCGCCTGCAAAGATGGTATCTGTAGCTAACAATTTAAAGTCTGCATATTCATCAATTGTTATAGCTAAGTTGTATTTTTTATCAAACTTTCCTAGGCGAAATTTATTAATTCTTATTCCAGCAACTTCTAGAGCCTGAATTAGATCGAGATTAGATGTGTTTTCTGAATTATATACACTGTAGTCATCTTCTTTTTCTAATTGACATCTTTTATCATTCTCATATACCTGAGATATTCCATTAATTGCCGTCAATATTATTAAAATAAAAAGTAATGTTGATTTTTTCATAAGTTAGAATTAAAATAATATTATAGTTTTCAAAATAATTGCCCAAGGTGCTTGCGCATAACGGTCTTGCTAAGTTGCGTGGGCGATTTCAAAGAGTAATCTTATCAATGCGCCAAGTAAGCAAACCGATTAAATTTCCTATATATTTTTGAACAAACCAATTTTAATTGGCTTGCTGGTGTTTCTTAATTGTACTAAACTTTCGAACTGCTTATCAGCGCCCATGAAATTTAGCTTTTGTTACCTGCTGGCTTTTTGGGCTTATCATGAACATTGATTAAAATAGATTGACATATCCCAACGATCCAATACATCGGGAATCTAAAATAGGTGTATAGTAAATTAAATCCATCTACTATTTCAAACTCATTAGAAACTCGAACAATCTCAATTTTCATTGAAATCATAGGCAAGATTATTCCAAAGGCTAATCCGATTATTAAACACCCTAATTTTCTATTAAATCTCTTATACCAATAAACGGCATTTAGAATCCCTAGAACTCCCAAAACTATACAATCAAAATAGCCTATAAACATGTTTTAATTACTTGTCTTTATTAATTCATTAATTGTCAATTCTAATTCTAAAGTTTTTTTCGTCTTATTCTCAATATGTACTAATGTAATTAGGACTTTGTCATTCTTAATTTCATCAATGCTAACTATTTCAGTTGAGTATAAATTTTTAATCTTAAAAAGCGATTGTTTAGGTAGTTCATCAAATTCAGAAACTGCAAAATAAATATCATTTGTAATCTCTCCACTATTAAAACCAGCGCTTCCTGATTCATTCGCGTAACTAAACAATCGAATCATTAAATCCTCAGTTTTAAACTCTCGGAGAAGTTCTATTCTATTAAAAATATCAACGATCTCTTCATTGGATATTGAATCAATCTGTATTCTATTTTGAGAAGAACAAGATATGCTTAATAAGAATCCAAATATTACTAAAATCCGTTTCATTATTTAACTCCTATATTCATTATGGTACCGCAGTTTTTTTTTAAAGCTTGCAGGTAACGTATGTGTAAAGTGCAATGCACTTTATATCACTTATCTGTCGTCTACTGTAAGTTATTGTTATTCTTCGTGTTATCCATAATATTTAGGTCTAAAGGATTTTTTGTTTTTGCAAGAGATGTTTCGCTTCTTCAATTGTAAATTCCAATTGTTTTATTCGAATACTGCATTACAATTCTCTTATTCCAATTACTGAATGCTAAAGGTAAAATTAATAATCGTTTTACTGTGCTGTTTTTTAACAATATGAAGTAGGGCAGGCCGGTTTTTGTGAATGGGAAACTGTAATTTACTTCATTAAAAAACCACTCCATTCGGAGTGGTTTGCAAACACATATCAATATTAATTAAAGTTCTTCGGCGAGAGTTTCTTCTGTCTTTTTAGATCTACTGTCGATCAGTTTGCTATTGATTTCGATTAGCTTGTTCACTTTTAAAGAAAGTGCTTTGTAGGCTGCTTCGCCATTTAGTACTGCATTGGCATCGAGGTATTTTAGTGCTTTTCGGTAGCTCTCGGAGCATAGTGTGCGGTAATCGCGCATTTTTATTTCGGGAGCATTGGCATCCAGTTCCAATCTTTCCATGTGTTGGTCTTCGAATTGGATATTGAATTTGTTTAGCTCGTTGGCCCATGGGGTAAGATGCAAGCTACTAAGTGCGCTGGAGTATTGTTCTTCATTTTTCCAGTTCGAACAAATTTTTGTAACAATTGTACTCTCTTTTTGATAGTTATCCGATGGGATATTGTCTCCGTAAATATAGATAGAGGATAACAGCAGGTCAGCAGCTTCTTTTTGTTCCAGATTAAAATGCCTTGTATAACCTTTTAATACGTCTAAAATACCATATAGAGCGTTGTCTCTTTGTCCATCCAACTCTTGTACGTTGGCAGTGAGTTTATTGCCAAGTTCAGGTTTGTAAAAATCCTGCATTGCTGTAAAATTGGCAAACAGTTCGTCGTATTGTTCTTTGACTTTTTAAAGTTCAGAGTTTTCTTTGGCTAGAATACTTAAAAAATTCTTAATGAATTGAATAAACTCAGCATTTTGTAGGCTGTGAACGTTAATAATTGAATACATAAAATAAAGATTTAAATGTTTATAGATTTTTTTAATTTAAGTACTGAATTTATTTATAAAAATTAACAATAAAAAATAATATTATTTAGGTTGCGAATTGTTAATGCTCTGCT contains:
- a CDS encoding DUF6261 family protein; this translates as MQDFYKPELGNKLTANVQELDGQRDNALYGILDVLKGYTRHFNLEQKEAADLLLSSIYIYGDNIPSDNYQKESTIVTKICSNWKNEEQYSSALSSLHLTPWANELNKFNIQFEDQHMERLELDANAPEIKMRDYRTLCSESYRKALKYLDANAVLNGEAAYKALSLKVNKLIEINSKLIDSRSKKTEETLAEEL
- a CDS encoding DUF5041 domain-containing protein, which translates into the protein MKKSTLLFILIILTAINGISQVYENDKRCQLEKEDDYSVYNSENTSNLDLIQALEVAGIRINKFRLGKFDKKYNLAITIDEYADFKLLATDTIFAGDNEYTYYKEDNEKYFVDYIDEIKIFTREDDNKFSLNIKTYSVDLKNIQSFKLTNEEQYFNLRNYSKTKWKLDKKIPLLIYASSWERNGFQTFCGAVVLEENEKYTERILSSSPHYFLVSYRITEMNI
- a CDS encoding GNAT family N-acetyltransferase, with product MILEVKTFSELTLEELYEILQLRSEIFVVEQNCVYLDTDGKDHKALHVLGKKDGNIIAYTRLFNANDYYKYASIGRVLIKKSEREFGYGHDLICFSIKAIQEKFNKSTIKIGAQTYLKKFYESHEFKQIGEGYIEDGIPHIYMIRN